In a single window of the Papaver somniferum cultivar HN1 chromosome 8, ASM357369v1, whole genome shotgun sequence genome:
- the LOC113305973 gene encoding protein ODORANT1-like, with the protein MGRQPCCDKLGVKKGPWTTEEDKKLVNFILNNGQCCWRAVPKLAGLLRCGKSCRLRWTNYLRPDLKRGLLTEDEEQLVIDLHARLGNRWSKIAGRLPGRTDNEIKNHWNTHIKKKLIKMGINPATHEPLNKQEADTLKTAASPLTVSQPESEDTMAKTGLVVHTSSPEENLSSTPPENCTSSNESGSTSDNSHEEDPIMRLAWDDEALLDSLSWDFPVPEQSYNNAGEASSAVENGFGWLFEYQDFGVEELDFGFDHVAIDMDINRYLMGDKC; encoded by the exons ATGGGAAGACAACCTTGCTGTGACAAACTCGGAGTGAAGAAAGGACCATGGACAACTGAAGAAGATAAGAAGCTTGTTAATTTCATACTTAACAATGGTCAGTGTTGTTGGAGAGCTGTTCCTAAACTTGCTGGTTTGCTTCGTTGTGGCAAGAGTTGTCGTCTTCGCTGGACTAATTATCTTCGTCCGGACTTAAAGCGAGGTCTTCTTACGGAAGACGAAGAACAGTTGGTTATTGATCTTCATGCTCGCCTTGGTAACAG GTGGTCTAAGATTGCAGGAAGATTACCGGGAAGGACAGATAATGAAATAAAGAACCATTGGAACACTCACATAAAGAAAAAACTTATTAAGATGGGGATTAATCCTGCCACTCATGAACCCCTTAACAAACAAGAAGCTGATACACTAAAGACAGCAGCATCTCCGTTGACCGTTAGTCAACCAGAGTCCGAGGACACTATGGCAAAAACTGGCCTAGTTGTCCATACGTCATCTCCGGAGGAAAATTTGAgttcaacaccaccagaaaattGTACTTCAAGTAATGAGTCTGGATCAACATCCGATAACAGTCATGAGGAAGACCCAATAATGAGGTTGGCATGGGACGATGAAGCATTACTTGATTCACTGTCGTGGGATTTTCCGGTACCGGAACAATCTTACAACAATGCTGGGGAGGCTTCATCGGCTGTGGAAAATGGGTTTGGTTGGTTGTTTGAGTATCAAGATTTTGGCGTGGAGGAACTTGATTTCGGGTTTGACCATGTAGCCATAGACATGGATATTAACAGATACCTAATGGGGGATAAGTGCTAG
- the LOC113305980 gene encoding FAM10 family protein At4g22670-like — protein sequence MESAKLDQLKLFINQCKSNPSLLSDPSLSFFRDYLESLGANLPASAYKSGEKHYESKSGMMDDLDDEDTEEEEETTKPKEEEYQSDEVVESDIELEGDVVEPDNDSPQKMGDSSVEVTDENREASQSAKGQAMEAISEGKLEEAVEHLTEAIMLNPTSAIMYATRATVFIKMKKPNAAIRDASAALEINPDSAKGYKSRGMAKAMLGQWEEAAKDLHVASKIDYDEEIHAVLKKVEPNAHKIEEHRRKYDRLRKEKEERKVERERQRRKAEAQAAYEKAKKREQSSSSGFPGGIPGGFPGGMPGGFPGMPGGFPGGMPGGFPGGMPGGFGGGMPAGMAGSGMPGMGGGSAPGGMPGMAGSGIPGMGAGGMPGMGAGGMPDMSKILNDPELMAAFKDPEVMAALQDVMKNPANIAKHQSNPRVAPIIAKMMSKFAGPQ from the exons ATGGAATCAGCAAAGTTAGATCAGTTGAAACTCtttatcaatcaatgtaaatctaATCCATCTCTTCTTAGcgatccttctctttctttcttcagaGATTATCTCGAAAG TCTTGGTGCTAATTTACCTGCATCAGCTTATAAATCTGGAGAAAAACATTATGAATCG AAAAGTGGAATGATGGatgatcttgatgatgaggatactgaagaagaagaagaaacaactaaacctaaagaagaagaatatcaAAGTGATGAAGTAGTTGAATCTGATATTGAACTTGAAGGAGATGTTGTTGAACCTGATAATGATTCTCCCCAGAAG ATGGGAGATTCATCTGTAGAGGTTACTGATGAAAACCGGGAAGCTTCACAAAGTGCTAAAGGACAGGCAATGGAAGCAATATCGGAAG GTAAGCTAGAGGAAGCAGTTGAGCATCTTACAGAGGCGATTATGCTGAACCCAACATCTGCTATTATGTATGCAACTAGAG CTACTGTGTTTATCAAAATGAAGAAACCCAACGCTGCTATTCGAGATGCCAGTGCTGCTCTTGAG ATTAATCCTGATTCTGCTAAAGGCTACAAGTCTCGCGGTATGGCTAAGGCCATGCTTGGGCAGTGGGAAGAAGCTGCTAAGGATCTTCATGTTGCCTCAAAGATCGATTATGATGAAGAGATCCATGCTGTACTGAAGAAG GTTGAACCTAATGCACACAAGATTGAAGAACACCGTCGAAAGTACGACCGCTTACGcaaagagaaagaggagaggaaGGTAGAACGTGAAAGACAACGTCGCAAAGCTGAGGCTCAG GCTGCATAtgagaaggctaagaagcgagAACAATCATCATCGAGTGGGTTCCCTGGAGGCATACCTGGTGGGTTTCCTGGTGGCATGCCTGGCGGGTTCCCTGGCATGCCTGGGGGATTCCCAGGTGGCATGCCCGGGGGATTCCCAGGTGGTATGCCTGGAGGTTTTGGAGGTGGAATGCCTGCTGGAATGGCAGGAAGTGGAATGCCTGGAATGGGTGGAGGTAGTGCTCCTGGAGGAATGCCTGGAATGGCTGGAAGTGGAATTCCTGGAATGGGTGCAGGAGGAATGCCTGGAATGGGTGCAGGTGGAATGCCTGATATGTCAAAAATTCTAAAT GATCCTGAACTAATGGCTGCATTCAAAGATCCAGAAGTTATGGCTGCTCTTCAAGATG TGATGAAAAACCCTGCAAACATCGCAAAGCATCAATCAAATCCCAGAGTGGCCCCTATCATTGCTAAGATGATGAGCAAATTTGCAGGACCTCAGTAA